A stretch of Janibacter endophyticus DNA encodes these proteins:
- a CDS encoding MFS transporter, protein MPSVYRSPGMPALMLVTLVGFTGYAVLLPTAPLWAIRGGADLAGAGLVNGVVLLFTVLTQPVVPGLLRRVGWGPVLAVGVALMGLPSLAHLATDALTPTLVLSAVRGLGFGVLTVTGSAAVAELVDPRRRGAAVGAYGLAIAIPQVALLPVAPWLAEKVSFAVVFGLGALPLLGIPGALALGRHFHQRAASEPAATPSSTSAVVPAGRLSGIAPLIPPMLLLLGITLPGGAVLTFAPQLVDDPGLVVLLLVALNATAALARWRIGSFADIKGPGAFVPPLVVLGTLGMAGVALAVHWTAPVLLVVSGAVLGIAYGGLQNLTLLLSFAAVERGRYGTASAVWNIGFDLGTALGSVLIGAIAAGADFTVALLVAAGITLATLPLTLVGRRIAR, encoded by the coding sequence GTGCCGTCCGTCTACCGGTCGCCGGGGATGCCGGCGCTCATGCTTGTCACGCTCGTCGGGTTCACCGGCTACGCGGTGCTCCTGCCGACGGCGCCGCTGTGGGCGATCCGCGGCGGCGCCGACCTCGCGGGTGCCGGCCTCGTCAACGGCGTCGTCCTCCTCTTCACCGTGCTCACCCAGCCGGTCGTCCCCGGCCTGCTGCGCCGCGTCGGGTGGGGCCCGGTGCTCGCCGTCGGGGTCGCGCTCATGGGCCTGCCCTCCCTGGCCCACCTCGCGACCGACGCGCTCACCCCGACCCTGGTTCTCTCGGCGGTGCGCGGCCTGGGATTCGGCGTCCTCACGGTCACCGGCAGCGCGGCCGTCGCCGAACTCGTCGACCCCCGACGAAGGGGTGCCGCCGTGGGCGCCTACGGCCTCGCCATCGCCATCCCGCAGGTCGCCCTGCTGCCGGTCGCTCCGTGGCTGGCGGAGAAGGTCTCCTTCGCGGTCGTCTTCGGGCTCGGGGCGCTGCCGCTGCTCGGGATCCCGGGCGCGCTGGCCCTGGGACGGCACTTCCACCAGCGGGCGGCCTCAGAGCCGGCGGCCACCCCGTCGAGCACCTCGGCAGTCGTCCCCGCTGGACGGCTGAGCGGCATCGCGCCCCTCATCCCGCCGATGCTGCTGCTCCTCGGCATCACCCTGCCCGGTGGTGCTGTGCTGACCTTCGCGCCCCAGCTCGTCGACGACCCGGGGCTCGTCGTCCTGCTGCTCGTCGCCCTCAACGCGACCGCCGCGCTGGCCCGGTGGCGGATCGGGTCCTTCGCCGACATCAAGGGGCCTGGCGCGTTCGTCCCGCCGCTCGTCGTCCTCGGCACGCTCGGCATGGCTGGTGTCGCACTCGCCGTGCACTGGACCGCGCCCGTGCTGCTCGTCGTCTCCGGCGCTGTGCTCGGCATCGCCTACGGCGGGCTGCAGAACCTCACGCTGCTGCTGTCCTTCGCCGCCGTCGAGCGGGGCCGCTACGGCACGGCGAGCGCCGTGTGGAACATCGGTTTCGACCTCGGCACGGCACTCGGCTCGGTGCTCATCGGCGCCATCGCCGCCGGGGCCGACTTCACGGTCGCCCTGCTCGTCGCGGCGGGAATCACCCTCGCGACCCTGCCGCTCACCCTCG
- a CDS encoding alpha/beta hydrolase encodes MGQTAEDAVLERLLGEGESIAGRVVAYGGHPDQVVELYGEGGGRCVVVVHGGYFRPSIHRTHARPMAVALADAGWTVALVEYRRVPGDPAATMSDLWAADGLLRAQALDPAVWVGHSAGGTLVLLRALADHLPAVRVVVLAPLADLAGAVRDRLGQGAVEEWVGESELSAVDPVALLAVAGAGADVRARVRVLHGEADVTVPAAQSLAWARDAEVLADAHHFDLVDPASPYWPRVVEALG; translated from the coding sequence TTGGGCCAGACGGCAGAGGACGCGGTGCTGGAGCGGCTCCTGGGCGAGGGGGAGTCGATCGCGGGTCGGGTGGTCGCGTACGGCGGGCACCCGGACCAGGTCGTCGAGCTCTACGGCGAAGGGGGCGGCCGGTGCGTCGTCGTCGTCCACGGCGGGTACTTCCGCCCGAGCATCCACCGGACCCACGCCCGGCCGATGGCCGTGGCGCTCGCGGATGCGGGGTGGACCGTCGCCCTCGTCGAGTACCGACGGGTCCCGGGGGACCCGGCCGCGACGATGTCGGACCTTTGGGCGGCCGACGGTCTGCTGCGGGCACAGGCGCTGGACCCCGCGGTGTGGGTCGGGCACTCGGCGGGCGGGACGTTGGTGCTCCTCCGGGCGCTCGCGGACCATCTGCCCGCGGTGCGGGTCGTCGTGCTGGCGCCACTCGCGGACCTGGCCGGGGCCGTGCGGGATCGGCTGGGGCAGGGCGCGGTCGAGGAGTGGGTCGGCGAGTCCGAGCTGTCAGCGGTCGACCCGGTGGCACTGCTCGCGGTGGCCGGTGCCGGGGCGGACGTCCGCGCTCGGGTCCGGGTGCTGCACGGCGAGGCGGATGTCACGGTACCGGCGGCGCAGTCGCTCGCGTGGGCGCGCGACGCGGAGGTGCTGGCGGATGCGCATCACTTCGATCTCGTCGACCCCGCGTCGCCGTACTGGCCGCGGGTCGTCGAGGCTCTGGGCTGA
- a CDS encoding DUF6318 family protein codes for MRLRRLTAALALSALALSGCSGDTNGDGTSTTSSVKPTVIDPTGSSSPTSESPTSSSASSTTEAAPDGPPEEARANTKEGAEAFAKWYAVEMGDATTDGDTSTLRSHTSIDCKVCLRYLELTEETAARYGHVRSNPHQVGVERSSQDEEGVWRVKTRIDHDKIEYRKGGKVRSFVDPGGFDLNLELNRLNGGWETQDWLLVQ; via the coding sequence ATGCGCCTACGACGCCTGACCGCCGCCCTCGCGCTGAGTGCGCTCGCGCTCAGCGGGTGCAGCGGCGACACCAACGGGGACGGCACGTCCACGACGAGCTCGGTCAAGCCCACGGTCATCGACCCGACGGGATCAAGCAGCCCGACGAGCGAGAGCCCTACGTCGAGCAGCGCGTCGAGCACGACGGAGGCCGCACCCGATGGGCCGCCCGAGGAGGCGAGGGCGAACACCAAGGAGGGCGCTGAGGCGTTCGCGAAGTGGTACGCCGTCGAGATGGGTGATGCGACGACTGACGGCGACACATCCACGCTTCGATCCCACACCAGCATTGACTGCAAGGTCTGCCTCAGGTACTTGGAGCTCACGGAGGAGACTGCTGCGCGGTACGGCCACGTGAGGAGCAACCCTCATCAAGTCGGCGTCGAGCGGTCCTCGCAGGATGAGGAGGGGGTGTGGCGAGTCAAGACGCGCATCGACCACGACAAGATCGAGTACCGAAAGGGTGGGAAGGTTCGGTCGTTCGTGGACCCGGGAGGCTTTGATCTCAACCTTGAGTTGAACCGTCTGAACGGTGGTTGGGAGACTCAGGATTGGCTCCTCGTCCAATGA
- a CDS encoding kynureninase, whose amino-acid sequence MDLRARAAELDATDPLGECRDLFVPAGAGHDAVVAYLDGNSLGRPLRASAERINRLVTHDWGTRLIRSWDEQWMDLPMRLGDRIGSVCLGAVAGQTVVADSTTVLLYKLLRAAVAAASPERPEIVLDSENFPTDRYVAEGVAAETGAELVWLHPDPATGVTVEDVAGAVGPRTGVVLLSHVAYKSAWIADLPEITRVVHEVGGLVLWDLCHSAGVLPVGLDAAGVDLAVGCTYKFLGGGPGAPAFAYVAAQHQGSIRQPIQGWMGHARVFEMGASYEAGEGMRAWISGTPPVLGMVAMEDTVDLIESVGLEAVTAKAVALGDFVVAAVDARLAASGVRVASPRDPGRRGGHVTLAHPRSREVCAQLWGEGVIPDFREPDGIRLGLSPLSTSFAEVAEALLRIEELLG is encoded by the coding sequence ATGGACCTGCGCGCCCGCGCCGCCGAGCTCGACGCCACCGACCCGCTGGGCGAGTGCCGTGACCTCTTCGTCCCCGCCGGAGCGGGGCACGACGCCGTCGTCGCCTACCTCGACGGGAACTCGCTGGGCCGACCCCTTCGTGCCTCCGCGGAGCGGATCAACCGACTCGTCACGCACGACTGGGGCACCCGGCTCATCCGGTCCTGGGACGAGCAGTGGATGGACCTGCCGATGCGGCTCGGCGACCGGATCGGGTCCGTGTGCCTGGGCGCCGTGGCCGGGCAGACGGTCGTGGCCGACTCGACGACGGTGCTGCTCTACAAGCTGTTGCGCGCCGCGGTGGCGGCGGCGAGCCCCGAGCGACCCGAGATCGTGCTCGACTCGGAGAACTTCCCGACCGACCGCTACGTCGCCGAGGGCGTCGCCGCCGAGACCGGCGCCGAGCTCGTGTGGCTGCACCCCGACCCGGCGACCGGCGTGACGGTCGAGGACGTCGCTGGTGCCGTCGGGCCGAGGACCGGGGTGGTGCTGCTCTCGCACGTCGCGTACAAGTCCGCGTGGATCGCCGACCTGCCCGAGATCACCCGGGTCGTCCACGAGGTCGGCGGGCTCGTGCTGTGGGACCTCTGCCACTCGGCCGGGGTGCTGCCTGTCGGGCTCGACGCGGCCGGGGTGGACCTGGCGGTGGGGTGCACGTACAAGTTCCTCGGGGGTGGGCCGGGTGCGCCGGCGTTCGCGTACGTCGCGGCGCAGCACCAGGGGTCGATTCGGCAGCCGATCCAGGGCTGGATGGGGCACGCGCGGGTCTTCGAGATGGGGGCGTCCTACGAGGCGGGCGAGGGGATGCGGGCCTGGATCTCGGGGACGCCGCCCGTGCTCGGGATGGTCGCGATGGAGGACACCGTCGACCTCATCGAGTCGGTCGGGCTCGAGGCGGTGACGGCGAAGGCGGTTGCGCTGGGGGACTTCGTCGTCGCGGCGGTCGATGCCCGGTTGGCTGCCTCGGGGGTCCGGGTTGCTTCTCCCCGTGACCCCGGGCGAAGAGGTGGCCACGTCACCCTGGCCCACCCGCGGTCGCGGGAGGTCTGCGCCCAGCTCTGGGGCGAAGGGGTGATCCCCGACTTCCGCGAGCCGGACGGGATCCGGCTCGGACTCTCCCCGCTGTCGACGTCGTTCGCCGAGGTGGCCGAGGCGCTGCTGCGGATCGAGGAGCTGCTCGGGTAG